One window of the Synechococcus sp. CC9311 genome contains the following:
- a CDS encoding AI-2E family transporter has translation MKLQHWLGLCALLATGLLFWSLREVLIHLFAAIVLAMALCTLVGALRQRWNLPRPLALLVCIAGLVVMVSIGLTVIVPPFTSQFQQLILQLPSAAKALKDLLLQFFSSVSSMVYGSESSSNWSQLLFPKGLANSSGGPAIASSLTGGLLGLLGLAGNVGSGLLQLLIVFAVTLMVAVQPHAYKNVGIQMLPSFYRRRARVILNMCGEALSNWMIGVLISSVCVAVLAGIGLSLMGVKLVMANALLAGLLNVIPNVGPTLSTVFPMSVALLDAPWKALAVLGLYIFIQNLESYVITPSVMQRQVNLLPGLTLAAQLVFTVLFGPLGLLLALPLAVVLQVLIREVVVHDLLDPWKRQKLSS, from the coding sequence GTGAAGCTTCAACACTGGCTTGGACTTTGCGCCTTACTGGCAACAGGACTGTTGTTCTGGAGTTTGCGTGAAGTCCTGATCCACTTGTTTGCGGCCATTGTTTTGGCAATGGCGCTGTGCACACTCGTAGGAGCGCTTCGTCAGCGCTGGAACCTTCCCAGACCCTTGGCACTGCTGGTCTGCATTGCGGGTCTCGTGGTGATGGTTTCCATTGGTTTAACCGTGATCGTGCCGCCTTTCACGAGCCAATTTCAACAACTTATTCTTCAGCTGCCATCGGCTGCCAAAGCCCTGAAAGACCTGCTTTTGCAGTTTTTCTCGTCGGTTAGCTCCATGGTGTACGGAAGTGAGAGTTCCAGTAATTGGAGCCAGCTGCTCTTCCCTAAAGGCTTGGCCAACAGCTCAGGCGGACCTGCGATTGCCTCCAGCTTGACCGGAGGCTTGTTGGGACTTCTTGGATTGGCAGGCAATGTTGGCAGTGGTCTGCTTCAGCTTCTTATCGTCTTTGCCGTCACTTTGATGGTGGCAGTCCAACCCCATGCCTACAAAAATGTTGGCATTCAGATGTTGCCGTCCTTCTATCGAAGGCGGGCCCGCGTAATCCTCAACATGTGCGGGGAAGCCCTCAGCAACTGGATGATCGGCGTATTGATCAGTTCCGTTTGCGTTGCTGTTTTGGCTGGAATCGGACTCTCACTGATGGGAGTGAAGCTGGTAATGGCCAATGCCTTGCTGGCTGGCTTACTCAACGTGATTCCGAATGTGGGGCCAACCCTCAGCACGGTCTTTCCGATGTCCGTCGCTCTGCTCGACGCCCCTTGGAAAGCCTTAGCTGTCTTGGGGCTCTACATATTCATTCAGAACCTGGAGAGCTATGTGATCACGCCTTCCGTGATGCAGCGCCAGGTCAATTTGCTGCCAGGGCTCACCCTTGCCGCTCAATTGGTGTTCACTGTTCTTTTCGGTCCGCTTGGTCTGTTGCTCGCCCTGCCCTTAGCAGTTGTGTTGCAGGTTCTTATTCGCGAAGTCGTCGTTCACGATCTTCTTGACCCCTGGAAGCGGCAGAAATTGTCCTCATGA
- a CDS encoding AI-2E family transporter has translation MNARTLLIALTSILLTLLLWQLRWVLLILFGAVVLAVTLDVPILKLMERFRLQRPVALLLVLVILFLGGTLVVQLLLPELLGQFEQLTALLPNLIDKIRSIIASQPSLSDLNISPSESLSWTRIQPVGAQLLGYAGGAANGLIQVLLMSLLAILLALDPKSHRQMLIAVSPRPARAQVTQLLDRCRDALGGWLAGMTISATAVFVLTWTGLAILGVPLALLSGLVCGLLTFVPTIGPSAATLLPMGIALLISPNLMLQVLVLRFALQNLEAFVLTPVLLSRTVNLLPTVALTAQLSLGALLGLPGVLLALPLVVVLQVIMQQVVIKQIMDRWELSPVLPSRAAELEGSSVTVENR, from the coding sequence ATGAACGCTCGCACCCTGCTGATTGCGCTCACATCCATCCTGCTCACACTGTTGTTGTGGCAGCTGCGCTGGGTGCTGCTGATTCTGTTTGGAGCCGTTGTGTTGGCCGTGACACTCGATGTTCCGATCCTGAAGTTGATGGAACGCTTCAGGCTCCAGCGGCCCGTTGCCCTATTGCTCGTTCTTGTGATTCTGTTCCTGGGCGGAACCTTGGTGGTTCAACTCCTCCTCCCAGAACTGCTGGGACAATTCGAACAACTCACCGCTCTTTTGCCCAATCTGATCGACAAGATCAGGTCGATCATCGCAAGCCAACCAAGCCTGTCAGACCTCAACATCAGTCCATCTGAATCGCTCAGCTGGACGAGAATTCAGCCCGTTGGTGCGCAGCTGCTTGGTTATGCAGGTGGTGCTGCAAATGGCTTGATTCAAGTTCTTTTGATGAGTCTGTTAGCGATCCTGCTCGCACTGGATCCCAAATCTCATCGGCAAATGCTGATCGCCGTGAGTCCTCGTCCTGCACGGGCTCAAGTCACGCAACTGCTGGATCGCTGCCGAGACGCTCTTGGCGGATGGCTTGCCGGCATGACCATTTCAGCAACTGCAGTGTTTGTTCTCACCTGGACAGGGCTCGCCATCCTCGGTGTGCCATTGGCCTTGCTCAGCGGCTTGGTGTGTGGCTTGCTCACCTTTGTTCCCACGATTGGACCTTCAGCAGCAACGCTTTTGCCGATGGGGATTGCACTTTTAATCTCCCCAAACCTGATGTTGCAGGTGTTGGTCTTGCGGTTTGCACTGCAGAACCTCGAAGCTTTTGTCCTGACGCCTGTGTTGCTCAGTCGGACAGTGAATTTATTGCCAACTGTGGCGTTAACCGCTCAATTAAGCCTGGGAGCCCTACTCGGGCTGCCAGGCGTTTTACTCGCTTTACCTCTAGTGGTGGTGCTTCAGGTGATCATGCAGCAAGTGGTGATCAAGCAGATCATGGATCGCTGGGAGTTATCCCCCGTATTGCCATCCCGTGCTGCTGAGCTCGAGGGCAGCAGCGTCACGGTGGAGAACCGCTGA
- a CDS encoding flavin reductase family protein: MSLDLDAKKTLLRKIPHGLFICGVAEGDQVNGFTASWVTQGSFDPPLVVMAVRADSTSNGMIQRTRRFSLNVLAADQKDLAAVFFKPQQAVGGRFEAAPFTTGELGLPILKDALGAVECELVGELAHGDHTVFLGQVKSAVLHRDAAALELSSTGWQYGG, encoded by the coding sequence ATGTCGCTCGATCTCGACGCCAAGAAAACCCTGCTTAGAAAAATCCCCCATGGCTTGTTCATCTGTGGTGTCGCAGAAGGGGATCAGGTCAATGGGTTCACTGCTAGTTGGGTGACGCAGGGATCGTTCGATCCACCCCTGGTGGTCATGGCTGTTCGTGCTGATAGCACCAGCAACGGCATGATCCAACGCACGCGTCGCTTTTCTCTCAACGTGTTGGCAGCCGATCAGAAGGATTTAGCTGCTGTGTTTTTCAAACCCCAGCAGGCGGTTGGCGGACGCTTTGAGGCCGCTCCTTTCACAACAGGCGAGCTGGGTTTACCGATTCTCAAGGACGCCCTCGGTGCCGTGGAGTGCGAGCTCGTAGGTGAACTTGCCCATGGCGATCACACCGTGTTTCTTGGGCAGGTGAAATCAGCGGTTCTCCACCGTGACGCTGCTGCCCTCGAGCTCAGCAGCACGGGATGGCAATACGGGGGATAA
- the secF gene encoding protein translocase subunit SecF, giving the protein MAVSSPTGQERPLRFPLSRQRRKVWLISVLVLLFSALGLVLSWTNPQIRSPLKPGLDFTGGTQIQLERLCTDNCQDVRAIDIQEKLASLTLPAEGRDQDAETLPNLATARVQLLDRGESVVLRMPALTASQGQAVIEAVEPIAGPFEVGGQSVDTIGPSLGGQLLRSSLISLLVAFAGIALYISIRYDGRYAVLALVALVHDVLIVCGFFAWLGLISGLEVDSLFAVSLLTIAGYSVNDTVVVFDRIRERQREDGDLPLDAQVDRAVSATLTRTLYTSGTTLLPLLGLILFGGSTLFWFAVALAIGVIVGSWSSIALAPSLLSIWPRQRTAGA; this is encoded by the coding sequence ATGGCTGTGTCCTCCCCAACTGGTCAAGAACGCCCCTTGCGTTTTCCCCTGAGCCGCCAACGGCGAAAGGTTTGGTTGATCTCCGTGCTCGTGCTGTTGTTCAGCGCGCTTGGTTTGGTGCTGAGCTGGACGAATCCTCAGATTCGCTCCCCCTTAAAGCCTGGACTTGATTTCACAGGTGGAACCCAAATCCAGCTCGAGCGTTTGTGCACAGACAATTGCCAAGACGTCAGGGCCATCGACATCCAGGAGAAGCTGGCCAGCCTCACCTTGCCTGCTGAAGGTCGCGATCAAGACGCCGAGACCCTGCCGAACCTTGCTACGGCTCGGGTTCAGTTGCTCGATCGAGGCGAATCGGTGGTGTTGCGTATGCCGGCCCTAACCGCCTCACAGGGGCAGGCTGTCATCGAGGCTGTTGAGCCCATCGCTGGCCCCTTTGAAGTGGGTGGCCAATCTGTTGACACGATTGGGCCCAGTCTTGGCGGCCAGTTGCTGCGCAGCAGCTTGATCTCGTTGCTGGTGGCGTTTGCCGGCATCGCTCTCTACATCAGCATTCGCTACGACGGTCGTTATGCCGTTTTGGCACTTGTGGCCTTAGTTCATGACGTCTTGATCGTTTGTGGATTCTTCGCCTGGCTTGGACTGATCAGCGGTTTGGAAGTCGACAGTTTGTTTGCTGTTTCACTCCTCACCATCGCCGGCTATTCGGTGAATGACACCGTGGTGGTGTTTGATCGCATTCGCGAACGTCAACGAGAAGATGGTGACTTACCTCTGGATGCGCAGGTAGACCGTGCCGTTTCCGCCACTCTCACCCGCACCCTTTACACCAGTGGCACCACCTTGCTCCCCCTCTTGGGTCTGATTTTGTTTGGCGGATCCACCTTGTTTTGGTTTGCAGTGGCGCTTGCGATTGGCGTGATTGTGGGCAGTTGGTCGAGTATTGCTCTGGCCCCTTCCCTCCTCAGTATCTGGCCCAGACAACGTACGGCGGGTGCGTGA
- the secD gene encoding protein translocase subunit SecD, which produces MARQQGWFALILALAIAAGSVLTSFPLQLGLDLRGGSQLTLEVQPSGEITKVKAEQLEAVKAVLDRRVNGLGVAESTLQTVGDNQLVLQLPGVTDPSRAARVLGSTALLEFRAQKPGSEQELRGLIQLRAQLRSVLALNASKDASDPVDQEDGPTREQLAKAQKELGLEGTADSEQEQLEQLLARANEEIVDRFEPAALTGKDLVTAGRQQQQNGSSWEVTLTFNREGGDKFAELTRSIAGTGRLLGIVLDGRPISEAGVGEQFKAAGITGGSAVITGNFSAEEARDLEVQLRGGSLPLPVEILEVRTIGPSLGAENVRRSLIAALAGLVLVAIFMLLVYRLAGAVAVLALSLYALFNMAAYALIPVTLTLPGTAGFILSIGMAVDANVLIFERIKDELRRGNTLIRSIETGFSQAFSSIVDGHITTLISCAALFFLGTGLVKGFAATLGIGVLLSLFTALTCTRTLLRFLMSYQSLRRPTNFLPAGQLPSSAA; this is translated from the coding sequence ATGGCCCGTCAACAGGGGTGGTTCGCCCTCATCCTCGCTCTGGCCATCGCAGCTGGATCCGTTCTCACAAGCTTCCCTCTTCAATTGGGGCTCGATCTCCGCGGAGGTAGCCAGCTCACGCTTGAAGTGCAGCCATCGGGTGAGATCACCAAAGTGAAAGCCGAGCAGCTGGAAGCCGTGAAAGCCGTGCTTGATCGTCGCGTGAATGGTTTAGGTGTCGCCGAATCAACCCTCCAGACCGTGGGTGATAACCAACTGGTTTTGCAGCTTCCAGGCGTCACCGATCCATCTAGGGCAGCTCGCGTATTGGGCAGCACAGCGTTGTTGGAGTTTCGGGCACAGAAGCCTGGTTCAGAACAGGAATTACGCGGATTAATTCAACTCAGAGCCCAGCTGAGAAGCGTGCTGGCACTAAACGCGAGCAAGGATGCCTCAGATCCAGTCGATCAAGAGGATGGCCCCACCCGTGAGCAGTTAGCCAAGGCTCAAAAAGAGTTGGGCCTTGAAGGAACTGCTGATTCTGAGCAAGAGCAGTTGGAACAGCTACTCGCTCGTGCCAACGAAGAAATTGTGGATCGGTTCGAGCCGGCGGCACTTACCGGTAAGGATCTTGTGACAGCAGGTCGCCAACAGCAGCAAAACGGCAGCAGCTGGGAAGTGACACTCACCTTCAACCGAGAGGGGGGTGACAAATTTGCAGAGCTCACCCGTTCGATCGCAGGCACAGGGCGTCTACTCGGCATCGTGTTGGATGGCCGGCCCATCAGCGAAGCTGGCGTGGGTGAGCAATTCAAAGCCGCTGGTATTACCGGTGGTTCCGCTGTGATCACAGGTAATTTCAGCGCTGAGGAAGCCCGGGACCTCGAGGTGCAGCTGCGTGGTGGCTCCTTGCCCCTTCCCGTGGAAATTCTTGAGGTGCGCACGATTGGCCCCAGCCTGGGAGCTGAAAATGTGCGTCGCAGCCTGATTGCTGCACTTGCAGGCTTGGTGTTGGTCGCCATTTTCATGCTGCTCGTCTATCGACTTGCAGGAGCGGTGGCTGTGCTGGCCCTCAGCCTTTATGCCTTGTTCAACATGGCCGCTTACGCGCTGATACCGGTCACCCTCACCCTGCCGGGAACGGCCGGGTTCATCCTCAGTATTGGTATGGCCGTGGATGCCAATGTGTTGATCTTTGAGCGCATCAAAGACGAATTGCGTCGAGGCAACACCTTGATCCGCTCAATCGAAACTGGGTTCTCTCAAGCCTTTTCCTCGATCGTTGATGGTCACATCACCACGCTGATTAGTTGTGCTGCGTTGTTCTTCCTCGGAACGGGTTTGGTGAAAGGTTTTGCTGCAACGCTAGGAATTGGTGTTCTGCTCAGCCTGTTCACGGCACTGACCTGCACGCGCACGCTCTTGCGTTTCTTGATGAGTTATCAATCTCTGCGCCGTCCAACCAATTTTCTGCCCGCAGGGCAGCTGCCTTCCTCCGCTGCTTGA
- a CDS encoding pyruvate dehydrogenase complex E1 component subunit beta, with amino-acid sequence MAGTLLFNALREAIDEEMARDPHVCVMGEDVGQYGGSYKVTKDLYEKYGELRVLDTPIAENSFTGMAVGAAMTGLRPIVEGMNMGFLLLAFNQISNNMGMLRYTSGGNFTIPTVVRGPGGVGRQLGAEHSQRLEAYFHAVPGIKIVACSTPTNAKGLMKAAIRDNNPVLFFEHVLLYNLTEELPDGDYTCALDQADLVKEGSDVTILTYSRMRHHCLKAVEQLEADGINAELIDLISLKPFDMETIARSIRKTHRVIVVEECMKTGGIGAELIALITEHCFDDLDARPIRLSSQDIPTPYNGNLENLTIIQPHQIVETAQAIVRKGL; translated from the coding sequence GTGGCAGGGACTCTTCTCTTCAACGCACTTCGTGAGGCCATCGACGAGGAGATGGCCCGCGACCCCCACGTTTGCGTGATGGGTGAAGACGTCGGTCAATACGGCGGCTCATACAAGGTCACCAAGGATCTCTACGAGAAATACGGCGAGTTGCGTGTGCTCGACACGCCGATTGCTGAAAACAGTTTCACGGGCATGGCGGTTGGTGCAGCCATGACAGGCCTCAGGCCAATCGTGGAAGGCATGAACATGGGCTTCCTGCTTTTGGCGTTCAACCAGATCTCCAACAACATGGGGATGCTTCGTTACACCAGTGGCGGTAATTTCACGATCCCCACAGTGGTGCGTGGACCAGGAGGTGTGGGCCGTCAACTGGGAGCAGAACATAGTCAGCGCCTTGAGGCCTATTTCCATGCTGTTCCTGGCATCAAAATTGTGGCTTGCAGCACGCCTACCAATGCCAAGGGGCTGATGAAGGCTGCGATCCGCGACAACAACCCTGTGCTCTTTTTTGAGCATGTGTTGCTGTACAACCTCACAGAAGAATTACCGGATGGTGATTACACCTGCGCCCTTGATCAAGCCGATCTGGTGAAAGAAGGCAGTGACGTCACGATCCTCACTTATTCACGCATGCGGCACCATTGTTTGAAAGCTGTGGAGCAGTTGGAAGCGGATGGAATCAATGCTGAGTTGATCGATCTGATCAGTCTCAAGCCTTTCGATATGGAAACGATCGCCCGCTCGATCCGTAAGACCCATCGGGTGATCGTGGTTGAAGAATGCATGAAGACCGGCGGCATCGGCGCTGAGTTGATTGCGCTAATCACGGAGCATTGCTTCGATGATCTCGATGCCCGGCCCATTCGCTTGTCCAGCCAAGACATTCCCACGCCTTACAACGGCAATCTTGAAAATCTGACGATTATTCAGCCCCATCAAATCGTGGAAACGGCTCAGGCCATCGTGCGCAAGGGGCTCTGA
- a CDS encoding DUF3082 domain-containing protein, whose product MSSNDIQKPEATSERKKGPISFLSGSLTSLLMSWLSFRLSTGMVTYFANRPSTFSSATAQSIASALKTLLIGMCFLATFSCAFVGIGLFLVFLRSLFTGKEADAV is encoded by the coding sequence ATGAGCAGCAACGACATCCAGAAGCCAGAGGCGACTTCAGAACGCAAGAAGGGACCGATCAGTTTCCTTTCTGGTTCTCTTACAAGTTTGCTGATGAGCTGGCTCAGCTTCAGATTGAGCACAGGGATGGTGACTTATTTCGCTAACCGTCCATCCACATTTAGTTCTGCCACCGCTCAAAGCATTGCCTCTGCGCTGAAGACGTTGTTGATCGGCATGTGTTTCCTAGCCACTTTTAGTTGTGCCTTTGTTGGGATTGGCTTGTTCCTTGTGTTTCTTCGCAGTCTTTTCACAGGCAAAGAAGCTGATGCTGTCTAG
- the ispE gene encoding 4-(cytidine 5'-diphospho)-2-C-methyl-D-erythritol kinase, with amino-acid sequence MTATVRVTAPAKINLHLEVLGQRSDGFHELAMVMQSIDLADQLDCSNRADGLIQLSCDQPGLSCGNDNLVFRAAALLRQRSGFHELGAQIHLRKRIPIGAGLAGGSSDGAAALLALNTLWGLGHTHDHLCAMAAELGSDMPFCLAGGIQLCFGRGECLESVPAAEQSLGVVLVKNPTVSVSTPWAYGECRRLKGDHYLSDEVAFAQRRQDLRAASWLNPLRAAEPPPLRNDLQDVVEPQTASVQMALRLLQDLPGQLRTAMSGSGPSCFALFPNRLDADQALDVARDSFAQAGFDAWSCSFVGHGAKLMP; translated from the coding sequence ATGACCGCCACCGTTCGCGTCACCGCTCCCGCCAAAATCAATCTTCATCTTGAGGTGCTCGGTCAGCGCTCTGATGGATTTCACGAATTGGCGATGGTGATGCAAAGCATCGACCTCGCTGATCAGCTGGACTGTTCCAACAGAGCTGATGGATTGATTCAACTGAGCTGTGATCAGCCCGGTCTTAGTTGCGGCAATGACAACCTCGTGTTCCGTGCCGCCGCACTGCTTCGGCAGCGGTCTGGCTTTCATGAGCTTGGCGCTCAAATTCATCTGCGCAAACGCATTCCCATAGGAGCTGGGCTTGCTGGAGGTTCCAGTGATGGTGCTGCAGCTTTGCTGGCGCTAAATACGCTCTGGGGGCTCGGACACACCCATGACCATTTATGCGCCATGGCTGCTGAACTTGGCTCCGACATGCCGTTTTGTCTTGCCGGTGGGATTCAGCTCTGCTTCGGTCGAGGCGAATGTCTTGAATCAGTCCCGGCGGCTGAGCAGTCTTTAGGGGTGGTACTGGTGAAAAATCCCACCGTCAGCGTTTCGACGCCCTGGGCCTATGGCGAGTGTCGTCGTCTCAAGGGCGACCATTATTTGAGCGATGAAGTGGCTTTTGCACAACGGCGGCAGGATCTGCGTGCAGCGTCATGGTTGAACCCTCTGCGAGCCGCTGAGCCACCTCCACTTCGCAATGATTTGCAGGATGTTGTGGAACCTCAAACAGCTTCAGTGCAAATGGCCCTGCGCTTGCTCCAGGATCTTCCTGGTCAACTAAGAACAGCGATGAGTGGATCCGGCCCTAGCTGCTTCGCCCTGTTTCCTAATCGATTGGATGCTGATCAGGCTCTGGATGTAGCCCGTGACTCCTTCGCACAAGCCGGTTTTGACGCGTGGAGTTGTTCATTTGTGGGGCATGGCGCCAAGCTGATGCCATGA
- the rsmA gene encoding 16S rRNA (adenine(1518)-N(6)/adenine(1519)-N(6))-dimethyltransferase RsmA, translating into MTFSGHTARKRFGQHWLINERVLDRIVEAAELQDGDRVLEVGPGRGALTERLLASAAAAIHAVELDRDLVAGLQQTFASHPKFSLQEGDVLSVPLELSGGVPANKVVANIPYNITGPLLDRLIGRLDRPVDFSYQRLVLLVQHEVAQRIRARPGHSNFSALSVRMQLLGRCSHVCPVPPRCFQPPPKVQSEVICIDPFPPERRPTAALSRGVERLLKMAFLSRRKMLRNTLAPVGSTDLLQSLAEEAGISLQQRPQDVAPEAWVALAKGLNQVDSVA; encoded by the coding sequence ATGACCTTTTCAGGGCACACGGCCCGCAAGCGTTTCGGACAGCACTGGCTGATCAATGAGCGAGTGCTGGATCGAATCGTTGAGGCCGCCGAACTTCAGGACGGGGATCGAGTCTTGGAGGTGGGTCCCGGTCGTGGGGCTCTGACAGAACGACTCCTGGCCTCAGCGGCAGCGGCCATCCATGCGGTGGAGCTTGACCGTGACCTCGTCGCTGGGCTTCAGCAGACCTTTGCAAGCCATCCAAAGTTTTCCCTGCAGGAGGGAGACGTGCTGTCCGTTCCGTTGGAACTGTCCGGTGGGGTACCAGCTAACAAAGTTGTGGCCAATATCCCGTACAACATCACAGGACCCTTGCTGGATCGTTTGATTGGTCGTCTCGACCGTCCCGTCGACTTCTCCTATCAACGACTGGTTTTACTGGTACAGCATGAGGTTGCTCAACGCATTCGTGCTCGTCCTGGACACAGCAATTTCAGTGCCTTAAGTGTGCGCATGCAGTTGTTGGGACGGTGCAGCCATGTGTGTCCTGTGCCCCCGCGTTGCTTTCAACCACCCCCAAAGGTGCAGTCCGAGGTGATCTGCATCGATCCCTTTCCTCCTGAACGGCGTCCTACCGCTGCCCTGTCCCGTGGGGTGGAACGTTTGCTGAAGATGGCCTTCTTGAGTCGCCGCAAAATGCTGCGCAACACCCTGGCTCCTGTGGGCTCCACAGACCTCTTGCAATCCTTGGCAGAAGAGGCCGGCATCAGCCTTCAGCAACGACCTCAGGATGTGGCACCAGAAGCCTGGGTTGCCCTGGCGAAGGGTTTGAATCAGGTCGACTCTGTTGCTTGA
- a CDS encoding uridine kinase, with translation MAKVPVVCITGPSAVGKTRFTLALAEALSAIEIEVLVICCDDYYKQHGQPHPRFGFDTAEAIEIDALRAELDQITHYTASSLRTYDMHTRDVGRKSLNQRYQLVLLEGAYGPQDLLDDGSITELFYLEAPLVLRMIRRLRRDQQERGRNPMQIIQHMLMHMIPGERTFIHPLRSFSKLVITNPRRGQKAALAFIQALLTESAV, from the coding sequence ATGGCAAAGGTTCCTGTGGTTTGCATCACTGGCCCCTCCGCAGTTGGGAAAACCAGGTTCACCCTGGCACTGGCAGAAGCACTGAGCGCGATCGAGATTGAAGTGCTCGTGATCTGCTGCGACGACTACTACAAACAGCATGGACAACCTCACCCACGCTTCGGATTTGACACGGCGGAAGCCATTGAGATCGATGCGTTGCGAGCTGAGCTGGATCAGATCACGCATTACACAGCAAGCAGCTTGCGTACCTACGACATGCACACGCGTGACGTCGGTCGCAAATCCCTCAATCAGCGCTATCAGCTTGTCTTGCTTGAAGGTGCCTATGGACCACAAGACCTGCTAGACGACGGCTCGATCACGGAGTTGTTCTATCTCGAAGCCCCCTTAGTGCTGCGCATGATTCGACGACTCCGACGGGATCAACAAGAGCGCGGACGAAACCCAATGCAGATCATCCAACACATGCTGATGCACATGATTCCGGGTGAACGAACCTTTATCCACCCACTGCGATCGTTCTCGAAGCTTGTGATTACCAACCCACGCCGGGGACAAAAGGCTGCTCTTGCATTCATCCAAGCCCTGCTCACTGAATCAGCCGTGTGA
- a CDS encoding YraN family protein, with protein MVEIKLLRHPLLSNSQALGAQAELYVKEVLLRHGWRLLEHNWSCRYGEIDLLFTKQSFPASRILVVEVKARHRSGLDGWGVAAFHQAKRRCLARTVECWRAANAWSEASCFEVVLALVVLPVHRHGLRWIPIDVLDGISRRSHG; from the coding sequence ATGGTTGAGATCAAGTTGTTACGCCATCCCTTGTTGTCTAACTCTCAAGCGCTAGGAGCTCAGGCAGAGCTCTATGTCAAAGAGGTTTTGCTGCGCCATGGATGGCGCTTGTTGGAACACAACTGGAGCTGTCGGTATGGAGAGATTGATCTGCTCTTCACGAAACAGTCCTTTCCAGCGAGTCGAATCCTGGTGGTTGAGGTGAAGGCTCGTCACCGTTCAGGGTTGGATGGTTGGGGTGTTGCTGCGTTTCATCAAGCCAAGCGAAGGTGTTTGGCCCGCACTGTCGAATGTTGGCGAGCAGCCAACGCTTGGAGTGAGGCCAGCTGTTTCGAAGTTGTGTTGGCGCTCGTGGTCCTTCCAGTGCACAGGCATGGCTTGCGCTGGATCCCTATCGACGTGCTTGATGGCATTAGTCGGAGATCACACGGCTGA
- a CDS encoding AAA family ATPase — MRIAISGTHSQGKSTFVHDWIKRHDHYIREEEPFRALHEEGYDIRFRQESTRLHNGIQMYYNISRLMNYQKDSDCVIFDRCPVDYIAYSQYTANHGTTDIDNEFVESLAARVRDSLQKLDLLIFLPITSKWPVAMENDGIRPIDIPYRDQVDAIFKQIYREQRFSVMPINNPPVLIELWGARDDRLNSLEQAIQCEKNKRIQKS; from the coding sequence ATGCGAATCGCGATTAGCGGCACTCATTCACAAGGGAAAAGCACATTCGTGCACGACTGGATCAAGCGTCATGATCACTACATTCGCGAAGAAGAACCTTTTCGAGCGTTGCATGAAGAGGGCTATGACATTCGCTTTCGCCAAGAAAGCACGAGACTACATAACGGGATTCAGATGTACTACAATATAAGCAGACTAATGAACTATCAGAAAGATAGTGATTGCGTTATTTTCGATCGCTGCCCAGTTGATTACATCGCTTATTCACAATATACCGCCAATCATGGAACCACTGACATTGACAATGAATTTGTCGAATCACTAGCAGCAAGAGTCAGGGACTCTCTCCAGAAACTTGATCTACTAATCTTTTTACCGATTACAAGTAAGTGGCCAGTTGCGATGGAAAATGATGGGATTCGCCCGATTGACATTCCTTATCGCGATCAAGTGGATGCCATTTTTAAACAAATTTACAGAGAGCAACGGTTCTCAGTGATGCCAATTAACAACCCACCAGTCTTGATTGAGCTTTGGGGTGCCAGAGACGATCGCTTGAACAGCTTGGAACAGGCAATTCAATGCGAAAAGAACAAACGGATTCAAAAGTCCTAG
- a CDS encoding pentapeptide repeat-containing protein — MRLRLLAPLMVLWVTLALPMQPAFAAMDYAKQVLIGADFSNREMQGVTFNLTNLREADLSGSDLQGASLYGAKLQDANLSNSNLRDATLDSAVFDGTNLTNAVLEDAFAFNTRFINVTVEGADFTNVPLRTDALKVLCANAEGVNPVTGRDTRETLGCS; from the coding sequence ATGCGATTGCGCTTATTGGCTCCGCTGATGGTTCTTTGGGTCACGCTGGCTTTGCCGATGCAACCGGCATTTGCCGCGATGGATTATGCCAAGCAGGTGTTGATTGGAGCCGATTTTTCAAACCGGGAAATGCAAGGTGTGACGTTCAACCTCACCAATCTTCGAGAGGCCGATCTTTCAGGGAGTGATCTGCAGGGTGCAAGCCTTTATGGGGCCAAACTTCAAGACGCCAATCTAAGCAACAGCAACCTTCGTGATGCCACCCTTGATTCTGCGGTCTTTGACGGCACCAACCTCACCAATGCAGTGCTTGAGGATGCGTTTGCTTTCAACACACGCTTCATCAACGTCACCGTAGAAGGCGCTGATTTCACCAACGTGCCTTTGCGAACGGACGCGCTCAAGGTTCTGTGTGCCAACGCTGAAGGGGTGAACCCTGTCACCGGTCGAGACACTCGCGAGACCCTGGGCTGCTCATGA